One genomic window of Nicotiana sylvestris chromosome 10, ASM39365v2, whole genome shotgun sequence includes the following:
- the LOC138880225 gene encoding uncharacterized protein: MVLALRAKRKLEFIDGSCTKSQFTIDLGEDWERVNTTVLAWIMNIVSSELITRLCMLKMLTRLKSLWDEYGSLIPSLLVTARTGDFIEYLEQQKIFQFLMGLNESYEAIRSQILLQSPSVSVSRAFAMLINEKNQRKVYVSNSQISLANEMNESTIFMNTRGNQTKFKRLNDLYYEYCHFKGH, from the exons ATGGTGCTTGCATTGAGAGCAAAGAGGAAATTAGAGTTCATTGATGGAAGTTGCACAAAATCTCAATTCACCATAGATCTGGGCGAGGACTGGGAGCGAGTCAATACAACAGTGTTGGCATGGATTATGAATATTGTATCTTCAGAATTGATTACTAGATTGTGTATGCTGAAAATGCTCACGAG GTTGAAGTCATTATGGGATGAATATGGCTCTCTTATACCCTCACTTCTTGTTACTGCTAGAACAGGAGATTTTATTGAATATTTAGAACAACAAAAGATTTTTCAATTCTTAATGGGATTAAATGAATCATATGAGGCAATTAGAAGTCAAATTCTGTTGCAATCTCCATCAGTTTCGGTTAGTCGTGCCTTTGCAATGCTGATAAATGAAAAGAATCAGAGGAAAGTCTATGTGTCTAATTCTCAGATTAGTTTAGCAAATGAGATGAATGAATCTACAATATTCATGAATACCAGGGGGAATCAGACGAAATTTAAAAGGTTAAATGACTTGTATTATGAGTATTGCCATTTCAAAGGCCACTAA